The following are from one region of the Actinoplanes sp. L3-i22 genome:
- a CDS encoding ABC transporter permease, whose translation MTMTTELSGTAIEENAKNTIKVRTLARNKKLIAGLIIAGAIVLFGLLGPLLTQDPRLVNDIGLTPPSADHWLGTTQTGQDVLAQLAHGTRGSLTVGAVVGLLTLVLSAFFGVVGAYAGGWLDEGFSLFTNVMLVIPGLPLVIVISSYVPDKSIWLVSLVLAITGWAGSARVLRGYTLSLRSRDYVLAARVAGEKRWRILTVEILPNLIPLLASQVVLAVIFAILGEAGLSYLGLGASGSLTWGTMLYYAQNGLALRLGAWWWFVPPGLLLALFGAALSLINFSIDEVINPKLRNQTRAVRKGWRMSREQLSKAKEATL comes from the coding sequence ATGACCATGACCACGGAACTGTCCGGGACAGCCATCGAAGAAAATGCCAAAAACACGATTAAGGTACGGACGTTAGCCCGCAACAAGAAGTTGATCGCCGGCCTGATCATCGCCGGCGCGATAGTCCTCTTCGGGCTGCTCGGCCCCCTGCTGACCCAGGATCCGCGCCTGGTCAACGACATCGGCCTGACCCCGCCCAGCGCCGATCACTGGCTCGGCACCACGCAGACCGGCCAGGACGTGCTGGCCCAGCTCGCGCACGGCACCCGCGGCTCGCTGACCGTCGGCGCGGTCGTCGGCCTGCTCACCCTCGTCCTGTCGGCGTTCTTCGGCGTCGTCGGCGCCTACGCCGGTGGCTGGCTCGACGAGGGCTTCTCCCTGTTCACCAACGTCATGCTGGTGATCCCGGGCCTGCCGCTGGTGATCGTGATCTCCAGTTACGTCCCGGACAAGAGCATCTGGCTGGTCTCGCTGGTGCTGGCGATCACCGGCTGGGCCGGCTCGGCGCGGGTGCTCCGCGGCTACACGCTGAGCCTGCGCAGCCGGGACTACGTGCTGGCGGCCCGGGTGGCCGGCGAGAAACGCTGGCGGATCCTGACCGTGGAGATCCTGCCGAACCTGATCCCGCTGCTCGCCTCGCAGGTGGTGCTCGCGGTCATCTTCGCCATCCTCGGCGAGGCCGGCCTCTCCTACCTGGGCCTGGGCGCCAGCGGCTCGCTGACCTGGGGGACCATGCTCTACTACGCGCAGAACGGGCTGGCCCTGCGGCTCGGCGCGTGGTGGTGGTTCGTCCCGCCGGGCCTGCTGCTGGCGCTGTTCGGCGCCGCCCTCTCCCTGATCAACTTCTCGATCGACGAGGTGATCAACCCGAAGCTGCGCAACCAGACCCGGGCGGTCCGCAAGGGCTGGCGGATGTCGCGCGAGCAGCTCTCCAAGGCGAAGGAGGCCACGCTGTGA
- a CDS encoding ABC transporter ATP-binding protein: MTSSSTPVLTIEDFSVDYLVNPVVHAVRNVSLQLKRGEVLGLAGESGCGKSTLAYGIIRLLKPPAMITSGRAVFHSREGFDIDWNELGAEDLRANRWEKISMVFQGAMNSLNPVISIRDQFEDVFTTHRPEMGRKERRARCAELLERVGVDPKRLASYPHELSGGMRQRVIIAMAMALEPQVMIMDEPTTALDVVVQREILREITRLRDELGFAVIFITHDLPLLLEISDRIAVMRGGEIVELGDAVELYTSPRHDYTKQLLASFPSLTGDRGSFVRGAMDDRLLALDAVEVEPS; encoded by the coding sequence GTGACCTCGTCGAGCACACCGGTCCTGACCATCGAGGACTTCAGCGTCGACTACCTGGTGAACCCGGTCGTGCACGCGGTCCGGAACGTCTCGCTCCAGCTCAAGCGCGGCGAGGTGCTGGGCTTGGCGGGCGAGAGCGGCTGCGGCAAGAGCACCCTGGCGTACGGAATAATTCGTCTTCTGAAACCCCCGGCGATGATCACTTCCGGACGGGCGGTCTTCCACTCCCGTGAGGGTTTTGACATCGACTGGAACGAGCTGGGCGCCGAGGACCTGCGGGCGAACCGGTGGGAGAAGATCTCGATGGTCTTCCAGGGTGCGATGAACTCCCTCAACCCGGTCATCTCGATCCGCGACCAGTTCGAGGACGTTTTCACCACCCACCGGCCGGAGATGGGCCGCAAGGAGCGCCGCGCGCGCTGCGCCGAGCTGCTGGAACGCGTCGGCGTGGACCCGAAGCGGCTCGCCTCCTACCCGCACGAGCTCTCCGGCGGCATGCGGCAGCGGGTGATCATCGCGATGGCGATGGCCCTGGAACCGCAGGTCATGATCATGGACGAGCCGACCACCGCGCTCGACGTGGTGGTCCAGCGGGAGATCCTGCGGGAGATCACCCGGCTGCGCGACGAGCTGGGCTTCGCGGTCATCTTCATCACCCACGACCTGCCGCTGCTGCTGGAGATCAGCGACCGGATCGCGGTGATGCGCGGCGGCGAGATCGTCGAGCTGGGCGACGCCGTCGAGCTCTACACCAGCCCGCGGCACGACTACACCAAGCAGCTGCTGGCGTCGTTCCCGAGCCTGACCGGCGACCGCGGCTCGTTCGTCCGCGGGGCCATGGACGACCGGCTGCTGGCCCTGGACGCGGTGGAGGTGGAGCCGTCATGA
- a CDS encoding ABC transporter ATP-binding protein translates to MTTLEVRGLGKDYRLRDGWRGGTLRAVDDVSFTVDHGKTIALVGQSGSGKSTVAKLLLQLERPTRGGILLDGEPVARRGAGLAAYRRTVQMVFQDPFASLNPYHTIGHHLARPIRLHHPEMRDADVRKRVLELLERVRLTPAENVARRRPHELSGGQRQRVAIARALAPEPGVLIADEPVSMLDVSIRLGVLNLLATLQREEDLGVLYITHDLATARHFSDEILVMYKGAIVERGPADDVILNPQHEYTKTLAEAAPNPERRLGELRR, encoded by the coding sequence ATGACCACGCTCGAGGTGCGCGGACTGGGCAAGGACTACCGGCTGCGGGACGGCTGGCGGGGCGGCACGCTGCGCGCCGTCGACGACGTCAGCTTCACCGTCGACCACGGGAAGACGATCGCGCTGGTCGGGCAGAGCGGTAGCGGCAAGTCCACGGTGGCGAAGCTGCTGCTGCAACTGGAACGGCCGACCCGCGGTGGGATCCTGCTGGACGGCGAACCCGTGGCGCGGCGCGGGGCCGGGCTGGCGGCCTATCGCCGTACCGTCCAAATGGTTTTTCAGGATCCTTTCGCGTCCCTGAATCCCTATCACACGATCGGTCATCATCTGGCCCGGCCGATCCGGCTGCACCATCCGGAGATGCGCGACGCGGATGTCCGGAAAAGGGTTCTCGAACTGCTCGAACGGGTCCGGCTGACCCCGGCGGAGAACGTCGCGCGGCGCCGCCCGCACGAGCTCTCCGGCGGCCAGCGGCAGCGGGTCGCCATCGCCCGCGCGCTGGCCCCCGAGCCGGGCGTGCTGATCGCCGACGAGCCGGTGTCGATGCTGGACGTGTCGATCCGGCTGGGCGTGCTCAACCTGCTCGCCACCCTGCAGCGCGAGGAGGATCTCGGCGTCCTCTACATCACCCACGACCTGGCCACCGCGCGCCATTTCTCCGACGAGATCCTGGTGATGTACAAAGGCGCGATCGTCGAACGCGGGCCGGCCGACGACGTCATTCTGAATCCGCAACACGAATACACCAAGACATTGGCCGAAGCCGCTCCCAATCCCGAACGCCGTCTCGGCGAACTCCGCCGCTGA
- a CDS encoding alpha/beta fold hydrolase yields MIATPGIRFIDHTVTVPLDHRRPDGATIEVFAREVVADDRTGDDLPWLLFLQGGPGGKSPRPLTGDGWLGHALRTHRVLLLDQRGTGRSTPLTGRSVAGMPDAALAAYLRLFRADSIVADAEILRARIAGGARWDTLGQSYGGFITLTYLSVAPEALRTCYITGGLPGLNIVADDLYALTYPLVAARNADFYRAFPADAGLVRRIATHLDAADVRLPDGDRLTTRRLRLLGNLFGGSTGLAQLHWILDEAWHGPELSATFRHEVLRLTAFTDVPLFALQECTFGEGGRASAWAAERALRDRPEFAADADPLLFTGEMMYPWMFREIAALRPFAGAADLLAAADDWPPLYDRDRLAANEVPVAALVYADDMYVPAELSLRTAAAVGNLRTWVTGELQHDGLRADGGRVLGRLMEMAAEPR; encoded by the coding sequence ATGATCGCGACGCCGGGGATCCGATTCATCGACCACACCGTGACCGTGCCGCTGGACCATCGGCGGCCGGACGGGGCGACCATCGAGGTGTTCGCGCGGGAGGTGGTCGCCGATGACCGAACCGGGGACGACCTGCCCTGGCTGCTGTTCCTGCAGGGCGGCCCGGGCGGCAAGAGCCCCCGGCCGCTGACCGGGGACGGGTGGCTCGGGCACGCCTTGCGGACCCACCGGGTGCTGCTGCTGGACCAGCGGGGAACCGGGCGCAGCACCCCGCTGACCGGCCGATCCGTCGCCGGTATGCCGGACGCCGCGCTGGCCGCCTACCTCCGGCTGTTCCGGGCCGACAGCATCGTCGCGGACGCGGAGATCCTGCGGGCCCGGATCGCGGGCGGCGCCCGCTGGGACACCCTGGGCCAGAGCTACGGCGGGTTCATCACGCTCACCTACCTGTCGGTGGCGCCGGAGGCCCTGCGGACCTGCTACATCACCGGCGGGCTGCCGGGGCTGAACATCGTCGCGGACGACCTCTACGCGCTGACCTATCCGCTGGTGGCCGCCCGCAACGCGGACTTCTACCGGGCGTTCCCGGCGGACGCCGGGCTGGTCCGCCGGATCGCCACCCATCTCGACGCGGCGGACGTGCGCCTGCCGGACGGGGACCGGCTGACCACGCGCCGGCTGCGCCTGCTCGGGAACCTGTTCGGCGGCAGCACCGGGCTCGCCCAGCTGCACTGGATCCTGGACGAGGCGTGGCACGGGCCGGAGTTGTCCGCGACGTTCCGGCACGAGGTGCTGCGGCTGACCGCGTTCACCGACGTGCCGCTGTTCGCGCTGCAGGAATGCACGTTCGGCGAGGGCGGCCGGGCGTCGGCGTGGGCCGCGGAACGGGCCCTGCGCGACCGCCCGGAGTTCGCCGCCGACGCCGATCCGCTGCTGTTCACCGGCGAGATGATGTACCCCTGGATGTTCCGGGAGATCGCCGCGCTGCGCCCGTTCGCCGGCGCCGCCGACCTGCTCGCCGCGGCGGACGACTGGCCGCCGCTCTACGACCGGGATCGGCTGGCGGCCAACGAGGTGCCGGTGGCCGCCCTGGTCTACGCCGACGACATGTACGTGCCGGCCGAGCTGTCCCTGCGGACCGCCGCCGCGGTCGGCAACCTGCGCACCTGGGTGACCGGCGAGCTGCAGCACGACGGGCTGCGGGCGGACGGCGGCCGGGTGCTCGGGCGGCTGATGGAGATGGCCGCCGAGCCGCGCTGA
- a CDS encoding sulfotransferase family protein produces the protein MNVIGAGFGRTGTLSLKAALDQLGEGPCAHMLPLMGDDERCRLFTRAAGGDLSCLDAALDGYRSTVDWPGVFFWQHLVARYPDAKVILTVRDPAEWYASAERTIWAAAQAPTPPGLGAFREMADATNWAGTFGGRFGERAYAIGVFDRHNAAVRETVPADRLLEYRVGDGWKPLCDFLGHPVPDEPFPRLNDSAAFQERLRGLAARH, from the coding sequence ATGAACGTCATCGGAGCAGGATTCGGGCGGACCGGCACACTCAGTCTCAAGGCTGCCCTGGATCAACTCGGTGAGGGCCCCTGCGCGCACATGCTGCCGCTGATGGGCGACGACGAGCGCTGCCGGCTGTTCACCCGGGCCGCCGGCGGCGACCTGAGCTGCCTGGACGCGGCGCTCGACGGGTACCGGTCGACGGTCGACTGGCCGGGCGTCTTCTTCTGGCAGCACCTGGTCGCGCGGTACCCGGACGCCAAGGTGATCCTGACCGTGCGCGACCCGGCCGAGTGGTACGCGAGCGCCGAGCGCACCATCTGGGCCGCCGCGCAGGCGCCGACGCCGCCGGGGCTCGGCGCGTTCCGGGAGATGGCCGACGCGACGAACTGGGCCGGCACGTTCGGCGGCCGGTTCGGGGAGCGGGCGTACGCGATCGGTGTCTTCGACCGGCACAACGCGGCCGTCCGCGAGACGGTGCCCGCCGACCGCCTGCTGGAGTACCGGGTCGGCGACGGCTGGAAGCCGCTCTGCGACTTCCTCGGCCACCCGGTCCCGGACGAGCCGTTCCCGCGCCTCAACGACTCCGCCGCGTTCCAGGAACGACTCCGCGGCCTGGCCGCCCGGCACTGA
- a CDS encoding alpha/beta hydrolase yields MPDPVIADEQLAALLRDAAAQPAGPTDVATMRRAGRARAATRAPGPAMPATDTTIGGVPVRVYRPGARVTVVYLHGGGFVLGDLETHDALVRRFAAATDGTVVAVDYRRAPEDPWPAAVDDAVAVLTGLAGTGAPIAVAGDSAGGLLAILAALRLRGTVPLLAQLLICPNTDPTLRSPSVTGKGQGWLLDADTLREWIAMWLPDPATRALPATNALVADLRGLPPALIVTAEHDPLRDEGDAYAARLRDAGVPVIHRCEPGLIHNFPTLRDVSPACAAAESRFLADAAALLS; encoded by the coding sequence ATGCCCGATCCCGTGATCGCCGACGAGCAGTTGGCCGCGCTGCTCCGGGACGCCGCCGCCCAGCCCGCCGGCCCGACGGACGTGGCGACGATGCGCCGGGCCGGGCGAGCCCGCGCCGCGACCCGTGCCCCGGGCCCGGCCATGCCCGCCACCGACACCACGATCGGCGGCGTGCCGGTCCGGGTGTACCGGCCGGGCGCCCGGGTCACCGTCGTCTACCTCCATGGCGGCGGCTTCGTCCTCGGCGACCTGGAGACCCACGACGCCCTGGTCCGGCGCTTCGCCGCGGCCACCGACGGCACCGTGGTCGCGGTCGACTACCGCCGGGCCCCGGAGGACCCGTGGCCCGCCGCGGTCGACGACGCGGTCGCCGTCCTCACCGGACTGGCCGGGACCGGCGCCCCGATCGCGGTGGCCGGCGACTCCGCGGGCGGCCTGCTCGCGATCCTGGCCGCGCTGCGGCTGCGCGGCACCGTCCCGCTGCTCGCCCAACTGCTGATCTGCCCGAACACCGACCCGACGCTGCGCTCCCCGAGCGTGACCGGAAAGGGTCAGGGCTGGCTCCTGGACGCGGACACCCTGCGCGAGTGGATCGCGATGTGGCTGCCGGACCCGGCCACCCGGGCCCTTCCGGCGACCAACGCGCTCGTCGCCGACCTGCGTGGACTCCCGCCGGCGCTGATCGTCACCGCGGAGCACGACCCGCTGCGCGACGAGGGGGACGCCTACGCCGCCCGGCTCCGGGACGCCGGGGTCCCGGTGATCCACCGCTGCGAGCCCGGCCTGATCCACAACTTCCCCACCCTGCGGGACGTCTCCCCGGCCTGCGCGGCGGCCGAGTCCCGCTTCCTCGCCGACGCGGCCGCGCTGCTGAGCTAG
- a CDS encoding xanthine dehydrogenase family protein subunit M: MPGTFEFIATSSVDYIAAGTVDDVLAALADGETSVLAGGQSLLVEATGARPRPPRRVVDINPVAGLGLLSESGGVLRVGPLVRHSAFEAATVGGALGELTRLVVCHIGHPPIRARGTMLGSLAYANPAAEWPALAVMLGAHLVLTGPGGRRTVPAEEFFTGPFSTVRRREELLIEARLPVLPAGTGVGYAEERRTSNYPGAAAMAAVTVTGGVVGAAAIGLVNAGPCPVRARAAENVLVGGPLSDAAITAAAEAAEVDARRAPGFRTLTRRVLTQARDRLRAGAQDRP; the protein is encoded by the coding sequence GTGCCCGGGACCTTCGAATTCATCGCCACCAGCAGCGTCGACTACATCGCCGCGGGCACCGTCGACGACGTGCTGGCGGCGCTGGCGGACGGCGAGACCTCGGTGCTCGCCGGGGGACAGAGCCTGCTCGTCGAGGCGACCGGGGCCAGGCCGCGCCCGCCGCGCCGGGTGGTGGACATCAACCCGGTGGCCGGGCTGGGCCTGCTCAGCGAGTCCGGCGGCGTCCTGCGGGTGGGCCCGCTGGTCCGGCACAGCGCGTTCGAGGCGGCGACGGTCGGCGGCGCGCTGGGCGAGCTGACCCGGCTGGTGGTGTGCCACATCGGACATCCGCCGATCCGGGCCCGGGGGACGATGCTCGGCAGCCTCGCCTACGCGAACCCGGCCGCGGAGTGGCCGGCGCTGGCCGTGATGCTCGGCGCGCACCTCGTGCTGACCGGGCCCGGCGGGCGCCGGACGGTGCCGGCCGAGGAGTTCTTCACCGGGCCGTTCAGCACCGTGCGGCGGCGCGAGGAGCTGCTCATCGAGGCGCGGCTGCCGGTGCTGCCGGCCGGGACCGGCGTCGGGTACGCCGAGGAGCGGCGCACCTCGAACTATCCGGGGGCGGCGGCGATGGCCGCGGTGACGGTCACCGGCGGCGTGGTCGGTGCGGCGGCGATCGGGCTGGTGAACGCCGGGCCGTGCCCGGTGCGCGCCCGGGCCGCGGAGAACGTGCTGGTCGGCGGCCCGCTCTCGGACGCCGCGATCACCGCCGCGGCGGAGGCGGCCGAGGTCGACGCGCGGCGGGCGCCCGGCTTCCGGACCCTGACCCGCCGGGTGCTGACCCAGGCCCGCGACCGGCTGCGCGCCGGCGCCCAGGACCGGCCCTAG
- a CDS encoding ROK family transcriptional regulator gives MREAVGVPAPAGRPGRGRRPGARESILDAIRASEPLSRVELAKITGLTEAAVSMTVRRLLEEGLVVETGRTPTGGKPRTLLQLDPTARLSVGVHLDEDATTYVLTGQTGGVISRLARPAPLGDDQDAVLRALAADIDTLLAGSGVDPARCLGVGIVRPGPHSGGPAEDTLPHLRGLRGDELGARLSAATGWPVLVENDATAAAVGEYWVARVGPDQAFAALYMGGGLGAGIVVEGRAMRGSHGSAGEFGHLCLEVFGPECWCGSRGCLEVLAGPRTVVTAARDDRVAASEAGLDLTQPSRSVTADFGAVARAARAGAPHCRALLESSARYVAAAAESVVNLLDIDLVVLTGPGFAAASAIYGPAIMRRLAPADSRTWHRDVTVTVSLAAATASATGAAALVLQSHLRD, from the coding sequence GTGAGAGAAGCGGTCGGCGTGCCCGCGCCGGCAGGCCGTCCCGGGCGGGGCCGTCGTCCCGGCGCGCGGGAGAGCATCCTCGACGCCATCCGCGCCTCCGAGCCGCTCAGCCGGGTCGAGCTCGCCAAGATCACCGGGTTGACCGAGGCCGCCGTGTCGATGACGGTCCGCCGCCTGCTGGAGGAGGGCCTGGTCGTCGAGACCGGCCGCACCCCGACCGGCGGCAAGCCCCGCACGCTGCTGCAACTCGACCCGACCGCGCGGCTCTCGGTCGGCGTGCACCTCGACGAGGACGCCACCACATACGTGCTGACCGGCCAGACCGGCGGCGTCATCTCCCGGCTGGCCCGGCCGGCCCCGCTCGGCGACGACCAGGACGCGGTGCTGCGGGCGCTGGCCGCCGACATCGACACGCTGCTCGCCGGCTCCGGCGTCGACCCGGCCCGCTGCCTCGGCGTCGGCATCGTCCGGCCCGGCCCGCACAGCGGCGGCCCGGCCGAGGACACCCTCCCGCACCTGCGCGGACTGCGCGGCGACGAGCTGGGCGCCCGGCTCTCCGCGGCGACCGGCTGGCCGGTGCTGGTGGAGAACGACGCGACCGCCGCCGCGGTCGGTGAGTACTGGGTCGCCCGGGTCGGCCCGGACCAGGCGTTCGCCGCGCTCTACATGGGTGGCGGCCTGGGCGCCGGGATCGTGGTCGAGGGCCGCGCGATGCGCGGCAGTCACGGCAGCGCCGGCGAGTTCGGGCACCTCTGCCTGGAGGTCTTCGGCCCGGAGTGCTGGTGCGGCAGCCGCGGCTGCCTGGAGGTGCTGGCCGGCCCGCGCACCGTGGTCACCGCCGCCCGCGACGACCGGGTCGCCGCCAGCGAGGCCGGCCTGGACCTGACCCAGCCGTCGCGCAGCGTCACCGCCGACTTCGGCGCGGTGGCCCGGGCGGCCCGGGCCGGCGCCCCGCACTGCCGGGCCCTGCTGGAGTCCTCGGCGCGCTACGTGGCGGCGGCCGCCGAGTCGGTGGTGAACCTGCTCGACATCGACCTGGTCGTGCTCACCGGGCCGGGGTTCGCGGCGGCCTCGGCCATCTACGGCCCGGCGATCATGCGGCGCCTGGCCCCGGCCGACTCCCGCACCTGGCACCGCGACGTCACGGTGACGGTCTCGCTGGCCGCCGCCACCGCCTCGGCGACCGGCGCGGCCGCCCTGGTCCTCCAGTCCCACCTGCGCGACTGA
- a CDS encoding alpha-galactosidase → MGPDLLHLSAAGVSLVLDCRGPGLPSVAHWGAALDDVSAELLVAVAPQPIGFSVDGTVRPSLLPEQSSGWLGSPGLAGHRDGRGWATAFEVTTVESADDAVHLEAVDATAGLKVRIDLELQPAGVLRGRAAVTGTAPGTFWLEHLTLFLPVPEHATELLDFTGHHLRERQPQRTAFTQGLRVRENRTGRTGYDSAYLLCAGTTGFDNRTGEVWALHTAFSGGARSIAERTYHGWSALGGGELLLPGEIGLAEGETYQTPWVYAGYSATGLDGVSSRFHRYLRSRPHHPATPRPVVVNTWEAVYFDHDLARLSELARAAAAIGAERFVLDDGWFGSRRDDTSGLGDWFVSPAVWPDGLGPLVTEVRGLGLEFGLWVEPEMINPDSELARAHPDWIMSTGARLPREARHQQVLDLANPAAFDCVLGRLDALLTAYDIAYLKWDHNRDLVEAGHPGSGRAGVHDQTLAVYRLLDELRARHPGVEIESCSSGGGRVDLEILERTDRVWASDCIDAHERVSIQRWTSLLIPLELIGSHVGAPASHTTHRTLPLSMRAGAAIFGHLGIEWDLTRASAEEISEMSDWVRLYKSLRPLLHTGELVHADVTDPAYSVTGVVSADKTDALFAIIATGTSAAYPPGTAGLPGLAENRTYHVRPQPPGDVADGNAAAWGAALPWCTPTGVRLTGRTLGTVGLRLPVLYPDRVLLVRVTAAGLPPEGSTPAGLLPEGSTPAANEFGPGTAAVGEA, encoded by the coding sequence ATGGGGCCGGATCTGCTGCACCTGAGCGCCGCCGGGGTGAGCCTGGTGCTGGACTGCCGGGGCCCGGGCCTGCCGTCGGTGGCGCACTGGGGCGCGGCGCTCGACGACGTCTCCGCCGAGCTGCTGGTGGCCGTCGCGCCGCAGCCGATCGGGTTCTCGGTGGACGGCACGGTCCGGCCGTCGCTGCTGCCCGAGCAGTCCTCGGGCTGGCTCGGGAGCCCGGGCCTGGCCGGCCATCGGGACGGCCGGGGCTGGGCGACCGCGTTCGAGGTCACCACCGTGGAGAGCGCTGATGACGCCGTACACCTCGAAGCAGTTGATGCCACCGCGGGCCTGAAGGTCCGCATCGACCTGGAGCTGCAGCCCGCCGGGGTGCTTCGCGGCCGTGCCGCGGTGACCGGAACCGCCCCCGGCACCTTCTGGCTGGAGCATCTCACGCTGTTCCTGCCGGTGCCCGAGCACGCCACCGAGCTGCTCGACTTCACCGGCCACCACCTGCGCGAACGTCAGCCGCAGCGGACCGCGTTCACCCAGGGCCTGCGGGTCCGGGAGAACCGCACCGGCCGCACCGGCTACGACTCGGCCTACCTGCTCTGCGCCGGCACGACCGGTTTCGACAACCGCACCGGCGAGGTCTGGGCGCTGCACACCGCGTTCTCCGGCGGCGCCCGCTCGATCGCCGAGCGCACCTATCACGGCTGGTCCGCGCTCGGCGGCGGGGAATTGCTGCTGCCCGGCGAGATCGGCCTCGCCGAGGGCGAGACCTATCAGACCCCCTGGGTGTACGCCGGGTACAGCGCGACCGGGCTGGACGGCGTCTCGTCCCGCTTCCACCGCTACCTCCGGAGCCGCCCGCACCACCCGGCGACCCCACGCCCGGTCGTGGTCAACACCTGGGAGGCCGTCTACTTCGATCACGATCTTGCCCGGTTGAGCGAGCTGGCGCGCGCCGCCGCCGCGATCGGCGCGGAACGTTTCGTGCTCGACGACGGCTGGTTCGGCTCCCGGCGCGACGACACCTCCGGGCTCGGCGACTGGTTCGTCTCGCCGGCGGTCTGGCCGGACGGGCTCGGCCCGCTCGTCACCGAGGTGCGCGGACTGGGCCTGGAGTTCGGCCTCTGGGTCGAGCCCGAGATGATCAACCCGGACTCCGAGCTGGCCCGCGCCCACCCGGACTGGATCATGTCGACCGGCGCGCGGCTCCCCCGGGAGGCGCGCCACCAGCAGGTCCTGGACCTGGCCAACCCGGCCGCGTTCGACTGCGTGCTCGGTCGCCTGGACGCGCTGCTGACCGCCTACGACATCGCCTACCTGAAGTGGGACCACAACCGGGACCTGGTCGAGGCCGGGCATCCCGGGAGCGGGCGGGCCGGCGTGCACGACCAGACGCTCGCGGTCTACCGGCTGCTCGACGAGCTGCGGGCGCGGCACCCGGGGGTGGAGATCGAGTCGTGCTCGTCCGGGGGCGGGCGGGTCGACCTGGAGATCCTGGAGCGCACCGACCGGGTCTGGGCGTCGGACTGCATCGACGCGCACGAGCGGGTGTCCATCCAGCGGTGGACCAGCCTGCTGATCCCGCTGGAGCTGATCGGGTCGCACGTCGGGGCGCCGGCGTCGCACACGACCCACCGGACGTTGCCGCTGTCGATGCGGGCCGGGGCGGCGATCTTCGGGCACCTGGGGATCGAGTGGGACCTGACGCGGGCCTCGGCCGAGGAAATTTCGGAGATGTCGGATTGGGTGCGCCTCTACAAGTCGCTGCGGCCGCTGCTGCACACCGGGGAGCTGGTCCACGCCGACGTGACCGATCCTGCCTACTCGGTGACCGGGGTGGTCTCGGCGGACAAAACGGACGCGCTGTTCGCGATCATCGCGACCGGGACCAGTGCCGCCTACCCGCCGGGCACCGCCGGCCTGCCCGGCCTGGCGGAGAATCGGACATATCACGTACGGCCGCAGCCTCCGGGTGACGTTGCTGACGGTAACGCCGCGGCGTGGGGTGCTGCGTTACCCTGGTGCACGCCCACGGGGGTACGCCTGACCGGCCGCACACTCGGCACCGTCGGACTCCGGCTCCCGGTGCTCTATCCGGATCGCGTCCTCCTCGTGCGCGTCACGGCGGCGGGCCTCCCGCCGGAGGGCAGCACGCCGGCGGGCCTCCTGCCGGAGGGCAGCACGCCGGCGGCGAACGAGTTCGGGCCCGGCACAGCGGCGGTGGGGGAAGCGTGA